AGCTGccattgatgatgatgtgcTGGTCTCCATGCTGAAGGATGAGTGTAACTTGATAGGATATGTTTTTAAAAAGACCAATGGGGCGGAAATCAGGAGTTAGACAGCTCTGCTCAGTGGGATGATGTATTGTAATCGATGTTCATGGATTTAGACTAGGCATATTGTACACACACTCCTCGAAGGCATCCTTAGAAGCACCCCCAAGCaccaaagaagagagaaagtaGACACAATTGCATTATTCCACGGCCAGGATATTATTCAGGTAAATCTAACTGTGCAAAAAAAAGTGATTCAAGATGTTCAAGAAAATATGAAGAAggaaaggagagaaagaggcAGAAAAAGCCAACAACATCCTCCCCCATATCCACACTTCATTCACACACATGAACGTACACCAGATCCAAAACCCAATGTCAACTCATCACAGCACTTAATACCTGAGCTTACCAACAAGTCCAAAGGTATAAGCCGCCTCGGCCTCGCTTTTCATTTGAATCATAAATATCTTGCCAGAGCCAGTAGCAACACCACCCTTCTTCGCGATGGAAGCGTCTTCATTCTCCTCACGAATGGACACCGCAATACCCGTACGAGCAATGCGTTCAAAGGCGCTCTCGCCCAGACAGACATCGAGGAGAGTCTCGCCACGTGTCTTACCGCGGATGACGATGCGCTTCTCAGCCGAGGTGGCGCCGCGCGGGGAAGCCGAGCCTGATCCGGGAGGCGAAGTCCCACTTGCAGTGTCAGAATTGTCACCATGCGGGGAATTGCTGTCACTGCGGCCGCTGACGCCAGTACCCGGGCGGGAGAGGTTATTGGGTGGTGCGGGCATGATGGTCATACGGGCGGCGCCCATGTCGCGCCACTTGGAAGCGGATTCACGAGCGTACAGGCGGACCTTGGCGTTTGAGAGACCGATGCCGTCGGCTCCTTTGATTGATGCGGCGATGTGGCCTATGCCCGAGTTGGGGGATGGGTCGTTTCCGGAATCACCAGAGCCGGAGTGGATGCTTCCTTCGCGGCCGGTGCGGGATTCGATGGTGGAGCGAGAAATGTTGAACATTCTGCTGCTAGCACCGAGGCGTTTGAGGGCAGAGAAGGCGCTGCTCATGGTTCCCACGCTGCTTTCAGATGCTTCGCCTAAAGAGCGCGGGGAGCCCGATGCGCGATAGCTCTTTCTGCGGCGGGGCCAGCCAAACGGGCCTCCGCCGGATTTCGGGGCAGGCTCGAAGTTAGAGACATGATGATTGAACGGACCGCGGGCGTTTTGGAGCGCGATATATGTTGGGTTGTTGATTCTCGATTGATTGATCAAACTATATAGGGCGTCGCATTCATCAGGGTTGCGTGACCGGAACATGATGTTGTTGCTAGATGAAATCGTGGATCGCTCGGTGGGAGGAGAGCGAATACTGATATCGATGGCGGTTCCTCGGCGAATAGGAACAAGAGGTGTCAATTCAAGAGAGATGAGTGGCCTTGATGACATGGGATCGAAGTGCTCATCAGGTTCAGAGCCCATCGCAAAGGCCTCGATCAGACCTGGACTAACGACGATGTTACATTCGTCAGGAAGCAAAGGCTCCCAGTTGCCTTTGTTGGACCATGCAAAGGCAGACGCAATGGCTTTGTTGGTCTTGGTAGGCTGCAGAGGCACAGTACGGTATCCACTTTGCGACACAGAGTTCGAAGGCGAGAGAGAACTAGTGTCAGAAAGCGTGTCAGAAGTCCTTGGCTTGGGATAAACAAATTCTTCATCCTCAGATACCGAGGAGTAGTCCTCCTCTGAGTCAGAAAGGCCACCAGATCGTGAGGATCCAGATGATGAGCAAGGATAGTGGCGCACTGTTGACGCGTCTGAGTCGGTCTCTGAGTAATCCGAAGCTGTAGATGGTTCATATTCGTGTTTCAGGGGAGAAGAGCCACGTCGCTTGAGTCCACTACCACTAGGAGTGAGAACTGGAGGATTTGAGCGCTTGCCATTGGCAGGACTAGGCGAGCGATGAGgcggtggagggggagggcTGTCACCATCCTTTGGCCGTCTTCGAGACTTCTTTCTCCTAGTTCTTGTTGGCGTCTCAAGTGTTTCTTGCTTGGGCAAACATTCAAGTGGAGGATagtcttcctcgtcttcggGGCCGATGCTTGTCGATTTCAAGAGGTGAGTTTGGCTACTAGGAGTTCGGATTTTGGGAATCAGTGGGAGAGTTGCTGAGGGCACAGATGAAACCCTAGGAGATTCCGGCTCGGGTTCTCTAACAGGCGTCTTCTGAGGTTGAGGAATCTTCGAACGAGATTTTTCTCTCGATGATCCCGTGGCCAGGGATCGCTCCGTTTCGCCATAGAATCTACCACCCGTTGGCGTACTTGGGGGTTGAGAAGAGGCGAATGCAGGCCTGCTATGCTCAGGTGATTTATCAGATACAGTGGTTTTCTGAGAGGCCGTCTCAGAAGCTGAGCTTTCCCCATAGCGAGAGAGTCTCTTAGCCTTGGATCGTTTGAGCCCGGTGGAAGTCTTTTCCGAGCCACTTGGCGAAAGAAGAGGTAGCTCAGGGCGGGCGGGCTTTATAGAAAGCTCCGATCCTCCAGTAGTGCAATCCGTCTCCCGAGTGGCAGTCGAGGACAAAGAGCTCCTGGCATCGGTAGCAGAGCTCACCGTCCTTGGCTCAGACGAGTGCTCTTTGGGGGTCCATGAGCGTCGTTTCCCTGTTGCCTTCTCGCCGATGGGGATGTCGATGTCATTTGGGTGTGGCCTAGGTGGAGAACTATTGGCAGAGTGCTTGCGAGAATTGTTCTGCTTGGCTCGGCTTATGAAGCTTTGGCTTCGACAAATTTGTGGCGGGATAGGGTCAGATCCTAGCAATGAGATCCACTCAGCCccaacttcttcttcgtcaatgCGGAGCGAGAGTAATTCTTGCCAGTACTTCATTTCATCCCCGGGAGCGCTGCGTAGCATGACCACGATCTCATGTTTTGTTTCTCCCCTGCGGGCTGAAACACATCTTAGGTCCATGGGAGGGAATAAAAGCCAGCGATCCGAGTGGTCAATTTCACAAATCAAAAGGTCACCTCCAGGCCCTTTGCAAGAGGGGTTGTCTCGATACAAAAGCTCGGCTCGACAATCCACAAGTTGGCCACTTGAGTGATACAACGATAGATTAAAGAAATCACGAGCACGAACATGGCGAGTCTGATCAATGCCAATCCCACGAAGGACACCTAAGGTCATCGGGTCTCTTGTGCGTGTTGGGTCGATGCTAGCAGCAGAGTCATCTTCCAACCTTGCTCTTTCATCTCGAACGCGTTTCCGGGCATCGATCACAAGACTTTGATACGTGGCAGCGGTTTCTTCGGCCTTTGGGGACGGCTGTAGCATATTTATCCCTTTGAAACTCTTTGCCAGGTATTTGAGACGTACTAACGGTCGCTTCAAGAGATAGGCCACATCGACCTTTTCCCCGTCACTGTCTACAATGTCACCGTTTTCGTCCCTCTCTAAGCCTTCATCCAGGCTCTTCGTGTCAGCATCGTTCGTgacttcatcttcttccagaGGAGCTAGGTTGACAATGACATCCTTGAATCCAAGGCGCCACGCGTTCAGGTACTCGCGGTAGACTCTCTGAGCACTTTGCGCCCATGTAAGCAATGCATCCGCATTGTCCTGTGGGATTCGCTTGTGCAAGTTCTTAAGGCGCTCGATCGCTACTCCCATATCGACAATCGGCTTTGAGAAGTTCACATCATCTTCAGGGTCCAAAGACGGCTGAAACAGGCCTGCTGCAATGGCCGAATCAGAGCGGGACAGCACGCAAGTCAAGAGGACCGGAATCACACCTCCGACTAGCGTCTTCAGCTCGCGCATATACTTGGTCTCGTCACCCGACAGCTCATAGAGCAGATCATCAACTGTGGCGTGGGCCAGGCGACTTTTGTTAGTGCGAATACTCCGATTCGACCGGGTGCTTCTGCTCCGCGAAGCCGGAACAGATAGCACAGACATTAGGTCATTGTGAGTAGTAAGCCGTCTTTTCAATTGCGAGGATACCACCGGCAGCGAGTCTGGATCAAACTGATCAtctttttctgcttcttctgcCTCCTCGACAAGTTTCGATTGACTATTTTCGGTGGAGGTAGACTGCAGCACGTGCTCGGTTCCATCTGTCAGGGTGGTACCCAGGGTGTCCGTCGAGGCAATTGTTGATAAACGGTGGTAACCGGTGGTTGGGAATGTCTTGTGAGGGCCAAGTGGTACAGGTGCATTGTGTCCCGATACTTCAGAGCCGCTGTCGGACAACGGCTGTAAATCGGGCTCTGAAGGTGCGAGAATATCCTCACAAGGCATCTCTTGGGCAAGATCGTCGTCTTTGCTCTTGACAGATGACTTAGGGGTCATATCTATACTATGTCGCTTTGACTCCAAGGTTATCTCGCCATCTTGTGCCTTTGGTGTTTTTTCGATTGACGAGGAACGGTCATTTTCTTTGGATTGCTCACTCGCAGCGCACTTTGGACGATCGGAGCTCTTCGGGCACTCGCTGATCGTTGATGTTTCAGACTCGGTACCAGGTTGTAGGTCTCCATCTGCAAGTTTTTGAGATCGTCTTGCTCGCCCCGATTTCAGATCGAGAGGAGCGGGGATATCAACTTTAGATCCGGCTTCATCCAGAAAAGGATCCGGTGTGTCAGAAAGCCATGCCTCGATTTTGGCACCCCGGCCCGCAGTCGGTGTGGGTATAGGTCTTGGGGGTTCGGGTTCGTGGATCCCAAACATTTTCCTGGACTCGTCGATCATGTGTGCGAATATACCACCCTTGGGAGGCTTCGCTGGGCCGCGCTTGCGTCTCCTTGATAGCTCAGAGAAATCCGCTTCGCTTGCTGCCCATAAATCTTCTGGGGGAGGCGAGTGCGTCTTTAGTCTATCCGAGAGCTCTGAAGGTTCGACTGATTTGGGATGGTCCGTCTCATTGTCGCTCTCCGTGATGACGTCGATATTCTGTCGTGCACCCGCGGACTTGATGTCTTGGACAGGAGATTTAGACCCTGTCACGGTGCCACGTTTTGCCTGAGGTCGAGGGAGATCACGAACTTTCCCATCTTCATCTCCGTTATCGTCATGTTTCCCCCGTGAGGACGTGGGCCCTTCATTTATGGTATATTCGGCTATGCGCTTAGGAGCGGGTAGATTGCGCGACGAGGACTGGGTTGAGGCCCGATTTCGGGTTCGTTTCCAATGCTCGTCACTCACGACACGTTTGCGCGGCGTGCTGTGGCTGCGATTTCTTGTGGTCGGGAGATTGCCCTTGTTCGGCTTCTCTACCTTCTCCAGCTTCTCCAGCTTCTCTAGCTTCTctatcttgatcttggcagGTATTGGTTTTGGCTTCGCATTATTTTCCTCATCATCGGCATAGGGATCGTCTATCGTCACCACCCCGCCGCCTTGTTGCTGCCATTTTCGCACTCTAGAACGCACCGTATTCGTATCGTGCGCCCCCAGCGGTTCTCCGATGTCCAGCGGTTTTGTGGGTTTGGTAGTTGCTCCACGATTGGAGGGACGTTGTGGTGTCGCAGGAGGTGGCATCGGTACCTACAGAGCAAAATTGAAGGCGACACTTAGTAGGGCGCTCTCTCAAGGTTTTGTTGTCAAAAACAGCCGACAAAAACTTGGGGTTTGTTGACTTTCAACAGTCACAGTAGTCTCCACTTACCAAAGCCCCCAAAGATCTTCATAAAAATTTGGAGCATTTGCTTTTTGGATGATCTCAAGAAAATCCTTTCAGGGATCATAAACAATCAGGCCCTCTGGAGGTTGGGGCTGTCGATAAGCCCCCTCCCGCACTGAATTGGTTGCCGGGAAACCAAGTCGGGTGCGAACCTCAGAAGTTCTTGTTAAATGGAGAAACACCCCGTGGTCTGATCTGGTGAGTCTCGGTTGAAGATGACCTCGGTCTGAAAATTCAATATGAAATCACTGGGGAGCCAGAGGAATTTTAAAATTTTGCCGGGTTGCGCGTCAGGTCTGCGCATGAGCGTCATAGGGTACTTACTTGTGGTTAAAGAAACTCAGCCTATTAAACCTATCAAGTCTGGGAAGATGAATGAATTCATTAGAGATAGCCCTCATAGAATCATCCTGTATTCCGTAAGGTTATCATGGGATCCAGGATGCTGTACAGAGACCAATTTCTCCCTTCGGACCCTCTCATCTACTCGACACCAAATCCCCTTGAGATTTTGTACCAACACAGTTCTAGCCCAATGCTCCACTGCGCCTCGAACCCCACTATACCAACTATGACGAAAGAGGTGTTACTTAGTCTTGTCTTCTTCTGCCTGGCGCTTGAGTGCAGCCGAGATGGTGGAGATACTGTGGTAGAGATAGtctatttaaaaaaaaaaaaatcagcTTGTCACGGGCAGCCAGTGAATTGCAGAACATACAGGCTGGCACAACGATCCAGATGAAGTTCATCAAGAAATAATACAGCCAAAAATAATACGGCTCCGGTCGGGAATATGGTCGGCCATGGACATACTTGTCAAACAAACTGGTCGCATAATATAACATGTCGCCGTACAGATGGCTCATGCACACAATGACCTGGATCGAGTGGCGCAGAGAATGCCTGGTTGCGGTCAAGTATGCAACAACAAAGCACAATGGTCCCCACAGAAGCTTGGTGAGAATCAGCGGTGAATCCACGAGTTGTCCTATAGAAAGCTGTGTGACTCACCACGGTCATGGTCTCCATACATAGCACCAACGTGTCAGAGGTCATATACCGGGAATCTGAGAGAGCGTATTCTTTCCATAGTTGACCAAAAAGATCTTGGGCAGAGGCCATGTGGCTATGGTGGAACATAAAGTAACCCTCGAAGAAGCAGTGCAGAGCTCCAGCTATATATCCCCATATGGTCAACATACAACCTTCAACTGGTTCTTGTCTTGGCGCCTTACAGAGTACAAACCACAGGATGGCGATTCGATCCGTCATACGCAGTGCCGGTTTCACATAGCTGGCCAACGCGAAAGTCGCACCGAGAAGAATAGTACACGCCCCACCAGCAGAGATGAGAAGCTCCAACACTGGGGTCTGGTTGGGCTCATAGCCCACAACGTTGGCATCGAGAGGGTAATATGGATGGGATGGAGGACTGGGCATGTTTGCAGTACCTCTGGCAATTAGAACTCTGGTCTAATCTGCTGAAAATTTCAATATCTCGTGAACACCAATATAGAAAAGTATGGAGCATGGGAAGGTCAAGGGACAGACGTCGAAATGGTTCCTTTTGTGAAGGGGGTGGATTTAAGTTTAGCCAATAACATGCTTAGTTGgatctacaaatgaagcttCAATTTGAAAGAAGACGACAATCGGAGATGAAATTAATCAAGCAAAAATTAATAACCAGCAACACAAGCATTTCAAGCTTGTATCTAATGTGCTTGTCTTTCAGCATCCTTCTCGCCTGTTTGCATCCCTCAGGCAACAACCAGTGCCTGAGACACTTGATGCAGTTCACAACGCACTCAACTTGTGATGCTGTATGTTGTTTGGATACAACAAGTTGACTACTTCTGTTCCTTCTTTAAAGATCTGAGAAGCCATGCAGCATTGGCAAAGCAAATTCAGGTACTAAATTTCTCAACCCTTCATTCGCAGACATAACACATAGCAACTTCCCTAGGCTTGGGTCTACAGTACAATATCTACAAGTCACTAGGGGCTTGGGACTCCACTGGGAGCATACTGATCCTCGTCTACATATACGTGAGACCCTCGTATACAGAATGAACAAAACTGGGAACACGACAATCTTTCCTGGGAACAATACAGGTGTATATAGTTGAATGTCCAATTCTAAGAATGGTAGTTGTCAAATCTAGATACAAGTGACCCCTCTTGAAATCCCCATAGGTATTAAGAAATTAAACCTTACTCTTGATGCCAGCAAATCGGACACTGCCAAGGTGGAAGTCATGCGACTGGATCTGAAGGAACCGAGTGCCGAACTTGAGACTGGGGGTAGCATGGTTGCGCCATGGTTTTATTTGGTGGGGAGGAGGCCGTTCTAATCCGTCACAAAATAAGATTCGTCGACGGAAATTATTTATATCGTATCACTACGCTGCAGTGTTTATAACTATATCCACAGAAATTCTATCTACCCATGATCTATCTTGCTTCTACTTCAAACCCGCGGATCAAACTGCACAGGCACGTTTCAAATATAAAAGAGACCAAGCTCAGCTCTTTTCCTTGCTACCTCCCCGGCTATTGCGGACATGCGGGCCCCGTTCCCTATATCTCTTGTGCGATTAACCGATGAGGCCTTGAACAAGGCCAAAGAAATTTCATTCTTGGAACAATTGACCTCTTTGACATTCAACACGCTCATTCCTTTTCGGACAGACGGCCTCGTCATCATGGAATTACACCGCCGTGTGAAAGGTGGAAACTCCTCCAGTCGCCAGGCATGCTCCCTCGTGCGACTCGCTATGGAGAAGGTAATTTGTGATTCCGATCTACAAGGGTCAGAGTCACATGGATACAGATCCACTATTACAGTATAGGGTACACATAGTCTGTCTATAGCTAAAGGGTTGTGAGAGAGTCTGGTGGTCTCCTTTCATAAATGAAGTTCCAAAAATCCCCGCAATATACCTATTTGCGACTTTCAAGTCAAATTAGCAGTTGATTCCGTGTTAGAGCTTTGATTTTTATGCAACGGATTTAGACTCTAAATAATAAAAGTCGGGGGGAAAAGGGATTACCGATATTTGTCATTTTTTCCAAAGTATCCGAAGAACAGTTTGCAGCTAAGGTATAAGCAGACTTTGTCGACGCGAGGAAGATGTTGGTAACCCTTAACGAGGAGACACTCTATATTTAGAAAGATCTCAATGTAATCAAGTATGCTTCAATCTTTATAACCAGCTTTGACCCTACCTAGTCTCATCTTAAGGGTTAAATCCGATATTTGTTCTCGC
The nucleotide sequence above comes from Penicillium digitatum chromosome 1, complete sequence. Encoded proteins:
- a CDS encoding 3-beta-hydroxysteroid-Delta(8),Delta(7)-isomerase, which produces MPPPATPQRPSNRGATTKPTKPLDIGEPLGAHDTNTVRSRVRKWQQQGGGVVTIDDPYADDEENNAKPKPIPAKIKIEKLEKLEKLEKVEKPNKGNLPTTRNRSHSTPRKRVVSDEHWKRTRNRASTQSSSRNLPAPKRIAEYTINEGPTSSRGKHDDNGDEDGKVRDLPRPQAKRGTVTGSKSPVQDIKSAGARQNIDVITESDNETDHPKSVEPSELSDRLKTHSPPPEDLWAASEADFSELSRRRKRGPAKPPKGGIFAHMIDESRKMFGIHEPEPPRPIPTPTAGRGAKIEAWLSDTPDPFLDEAGSKVDIPAPLDLKSGRARRSQKLADGDLQPGTESETSTISECPKSSDRPKCAASEQSKENDRSSSIEKTPKAQDGEITLESKRHSIDMTPKSSVKSKDDDLAQEMPCEDILAPSEPDLQPLSDSGSEVSGHNAPVPLGPHKTFPTTGYHRLSTIASTDTLGTTLTDGTEHVLQSTSTENSQSKLVEEAEEAEKDDQFDPDSLPVVSSQLKRRLTTHNDLMSVLSVPASRSRSTRSNRSIRTNKSRLAHATVDDLLYELSGDETKYMRELKTLVGGVIPVLLTCVLSRSDSAIAAGLFQPSLDPEDDVNFSKPIVDMGVAIERLKNLHKRIPQDNADALLTWAQSAQRVYREYLNAWRLGFKDVIVNLAPLEEDEVTNDADTKSLDEGLERDENGDIVDSDGEKVDVAYLLKRPLVRLKYLAKSFKGINMLQPSPKAEETAATYQSLVIDARKRVRDERARLEDDSAASIDPTRTRDPMTLGVLRGIGIDQTRHVRARDFFNLSLYHSSGQLVDCRAELLYRDNPSCKGPGGDLLICEIDHSDRWLLFPPMDLRCVSARRGETKHEIVVMLRSAPGDEMKYWQELLSLRIDEEEVGAEWISLLGSDPIPPQICRSQSFISRAKQNNSRKHSANSSPPRPHPNDIDIPIGEKATGKRRSWTPKEHSSEPRTVSSATDARSSLSSTATRETDCTTGGSELSIKPARPELPLLSPSGSEKTSTGLKRSKAKRLSRYGESSASETASQKTTVSDKSPEHSRPAFASSQPPSTPTGGRFYGETERSLATGSSREKSRSKIPQPQKTPVREPEPESPRVSSVPSATLPLIPKIRTPSSQTHLLKSTSIGPEDEEDYPPLECLPKQETLETPTRTRRKKSRRRPKDGDSPPPPPPHRSPSPANGKRSNPPVLTPSGSGLKRRGSSPLKHEYEPSTASDYSETDSDASTVRHYPCSSSGSSRSGGLSDSEEDYSSVSEDEEFVYPKPRTSDTLSDTSSLSPSNSVSQSGYRTVPLQPTKTNKAIASAFAWSNKGNWEPLLPDECNIVVSPGLIEAFAMGSEPDEHFDPMSSRPLISLELTPLVPIRRGTAIDISIRSPPTERSTISSSNNIMFRSRNPDECDALYSLINQSRINNPTYIALQNARGPFNHHVSNFEPAPKSGGGPFGWPRRRKSYRASGSPRSLGEASESSVGTMSSAFSALKRLGASSRMFNISRSTIESRTGREGSIHSGSGDSGNDPSPNSGIGHIAASIKGADGIGLSNAKVRLYARESASKWRDMGAARMTIMPAPPNNLSRPGTGVSGRSDSNSPHGDNSDTASGTSPPGSGSASPRGATSAEKRIVIRGKTRGETLLDVCLGESAFERIARTGIAVSIREENEDASIAKKGGVATGSGKIFMIQMKSEAEAAYTFGLVGKLRY
- a CDS encoding Emopamil-binding, with translation MPSPPSHPYYPLDANVVGYEPNQTPVLELLISAGGACTILLGATFALASYVKPALRMTDRIAILWFVLSGALHCFFEGYFMFHHSHMASAQDLFGQLWKEYALSDSRYMTSDTLVLCMETMTVLLWGPLCFVVAYLTATRHSLRHSIQVIVCMSHLYGDMLYYATSLFDKYVHGRPYSRPEPYYFWLYYFLMNFIWIVVPAYYLYHSISTISAALKRQAEEDKTK